Proteins encoded in a region of the Nevskia ramosa DSM 11499 genome:
- the urtE gene encoding urea ABC transporter ATP-binding subunit UrtE, with product MVKISGLNQFYGGSHTLWDLDVDVPKGSRMCLMGRNGMGKTTMLKCLMGLIPTASGSISYDGGKELRGVAADKRAGMGIGYVPQGREIFSQLTVEENLRVGLEARGLKAAKKKELTDYVHSLFPVLKQMSQRRGGDLSGGQQQQLAIGRALTLEPKLLILDEPCEGIQPNIVADIGDLILRLNKDLGLTVLLVEQKLPFARRVASDFVILDKGRAVAKGAIGELTDEMVKQHLTV from the coding sequence ATGGTGAAGATCAGCGGCCTGAACCAGTTCTACGGCGGCAGCCACACGCTTTGGGATCTCGATGTCGACGTACCGAAGGGCTCGCGCATGTGCCTGATGGGCCGCAACGGCATGGGTAAGACGACGATGCTGAAATGCCTGATGGGCCTGATCCCGACGGCCTCCGGCAGCATCAGCTATGACGGCGGCAAGGAACTGCGTGGCGTCGCCGCCGACAAGCGCGCCGGCATGGGTATCGGCTATGTGCCGCAGGGCCGGGAAATCTTTTCGCAGCTGACCGTCGAGGAAAATCTCAGAGTCGGCCTCGAAGCCCGTGGCCTGAAAGCCGCGAAGAAGAAGGAACTGACCGACTACGTGCACAGCCTGTTTCCAGTGCTGAAACAGATGAGCCAGCGCCGCGGCGGTGACTTGTCCGGCGGTCAGCAGCAGCAGCTGGCGATCGGCCGCGCGCTGACTCTGGAACCGAAGCTGCTGATCCTCGACGAACCCTGCGAAGGCATCCAGCCGAACATCGTCGCCGACATCGGTGACCTGATCCTGCGGCTGAACAAGGATCTGGGCCTGACGGTCCTGCTGGTCGAGCAGAAGCTGCCGTTCGCTCGCCGGGTCGCCAGCGATTTCGTGATTCTCGACAAGGGCCGCGCCGTGGCCAAGGGCGCAATCGGCGAGCTCACCGATGAGATGGTGAAGCAGCATCTGACCGTGTAG
- the urtD gene encoding urea ABC transporter ATP-binding protein UrtD, protein MSTSPATTGPIGLRTKPTGKRRSTNAPSPDLSHNIILYVEGVTKSFDGFKALNDLSLYIETGELRCVIGPNGAGKTTMMDVITGKTTPDTGSVWFGQTIDLLGMSEPEIAQAGIGRKFQKPTVFPEHSVFENLELAMACDKSVWKILFAKLNAAQRERIDEVLGIIGLKDHRFGKAGALSHGQKQWLEIGMLLMQDPLVLLVDEPVAGMTPQETERTAELLVSLAGKHSVVVVEHDMNFVRSIARKVTVLHEGHVLAEGTMDEVQNDPQVKRVYLGE, encoded by the coding sequence ATGAGCACTTCTCCCGCCACGACGGGCCCGATCGGCCTGCGCACCAAGCCGACCGGCAAGCGCCGCAGCACCAATGCGCCGAGCCCGGATCTGTCGCACAACATCATCCTGTACGTCGAAGGCGTGACCAAGAGCTTCGACGGCTTCAAGGCGCTCAACGATCTCAGCCTGTACATCGAGACCGGCGAGCTGCGCTGCGTCATCGGCCCGAACGGCGCCGGCAAGACCACGATGATGGACGTCATCACCGGCAAGACCACGCCGGACACCGGCTCGGTCTGGTTTGGCCAGACCATCGATCTGCTCGGCATGAGCGAACCGGAAATCGCCCAGGCCGGCATCGGTCGCAAGTTCCAGAAGCCGACCGTGTTTCCCGAGCACAGCGTGTTCGAGAACCTCGAACTGGCGATGGCCTGCGACAAGTCGGTGTGGAAGATCTTGTTCGCCAAGCTCAATGCCGCGCAGCGCGAACGCATCGACGAAGTGCTCGGCATCATCGGCCTCAAGGATCATCGCTTCGGCAAGGCGGGAGCCTTGTCGCACGGCCAGAAGCAGTGGCTGGAGATCGGCATGCTGCTGATGCAGGACCCGCTGGTGCTGCTGGTCGACGAACCGGTGGCCGGCATGACGCCGCAGGAAACCGAACGCACCGCCGAGCTGCTGGTGAGCCTCGCCGGCAAGCATTCGGTAGTGGTGGTCGAGCACGACATGAACTTCGTCCGTTCCATCGCCCGCAAGGTCACGGTGCTGCACGAAGGCCATGTGCTCGCCGAGGGCACGATGGACGAAGTGCAGAACGATCCGCAGGTCAAGCGCGTGTATCTCGGTGAGTAA
- the urtC gene encoding urea ABC transporter permease subunit UrtC, with protein sequence MSTQSMTGQGVLIPALKADRGGQVLLLLLLIAAVVVPVFNLLIPEGSFFHLSTYTVTLFGKYLCYALLAIAVDLVWGYCGILSLGHTAFFALGGYAIGMYLMRQIGPRGVYGNPILPDFMVFLNWTELPWFWEGMNHFPVALLMVVLIPGLLALGFGWLAFRSRVTGVYLSIMTQALTFALLLAFFRNEMGFGGNNGLTDFKELLGFDLKTPGMRVALFITTVIALAVGYIGCRYVIASRLGRVVQGIRDAEGRTRFIGYQVESYKLWIWVFSAMLAGIAGALYVPQVGIINPGEFAPINSIEVVIWVAVGGRGTLYGAVAGAVLVNYAKTWFTAAFPEIWLYALGALFVGATLFLPKGVVGLIPARKVKTA encoded by the coding sequence ATGAGTACGCAATCGATGACTGGGCAAGGGGTACTAATTCCGGCCCTCAAGGCTGACCGTGGTGGCCAGGTGCTGCTGTTGCTGCTGCTGATCGCAGCGGTGGTGGTGCCGGTCTTCAATCTGCTGATTCCGGAAGGCTCGTTCTTCCACCTGTCGACCTACACGGTCACTTTGTTCGGCAAGTACCTGTGCTACGCGCTGCTGGCGATCGCGGTCGATCTGGTCTGGGGTTATTGCGGAATCCTGAGCCTCGGTCACACGGCGTTCTTCGCGCTCGGCGGCTATGCGATCGGCATGTATCTGATGCGCCAGATCGGCCCGCGCGGCGTCTACGGCAACCCGATCCTGCCGGACTTCATGGTGTTCCTGAACTGGACCGAGCTGCCCTGGTTCTGGGAAGGCATGAACCACTTCCCGGTGGCGCTGCTGATGGTGGTACTGATCCCGGGCCTGCTGGCGCTCGGTTTCGGCTGGCTGGCGTTCCGCTCGCGGGTCACCGGCGTCTATCTGTCGATCATGACCCAGGCGCTGACCTTCGCCCTGCTGCTGGCCTTCTTCCGCAACGAGATGGGCTTCGGCGGCAACAACGGCCTGACCGATTTCAAGGAACTGCTCGGCTTCGATCTGAAGACGCCCGGCATGCGAGTGGCGCTGTTCATCACCACGGTGATCGCGCTCGCCGTTGGCTACATCGGCTGCCGTTACGTGATCGCTTCGCGCCTCGGAAGAGTGGTGCAAGGCATCCGTGATGCCGAAGGCCGCACGCGCTTCATCGGTTATCAGGTGGAGTCCTACAAGCTGTGGATCTGGGTGTTCTCGGCGATGCTCGCCGGCATTGCCGGTGCGCTGTACGTGCCGCAGGTCGGCATCATCAACCCGGGCGAGTTCGCGCCGATCAACTCGATCGAAGTGGTGATCTGGGTCGCCGTTGGCGGACGCGGCACGCTGTACGGCGCAGTCGCCGGTGCCGTGCTCGTGAACTACGCGAAGACCTGGTTCACCGCGGCGTTCCCCGAGATCTGGCTGTATGCGCTCGGCGCGCTGTTCGTCGGTGCAACACTGTTCCTGCCGAAGGGCGTGGTCGGCTTGATCCCTGCGAGAAAGGTGAAAACCGCATGA
- the urtB gene encoding urea ABC transporter permease subunit UrtB, producing MRLPLRRCLLAAIVAVSLPLQADDAVAPAADAAAETTAEAAPAAPTAFPEVVRALGTASLSERTALLEALLATKNPNTAAILTAWLEDHLHVRDADGAVFITAEAETNYQLTDPLTLATAGSEPSEGFTKIGSNNNLRKLLRSALASFKLGNPDAEVRLAAVQEMLRAPDELTLTMLREHAKTEQDPAVLKAIAAGLAYADLTSDSADTRLAAVNVLSGALDGETLAKLEALREEANEPDERVRSAASVAISSIALKRKFFSAIETLFFGLSLGSVLVLAAIGLAITFGVMGVINMAHGELMMIGAYTAYVVQQLMPTHLAASILISIPTAFVVSGLVGIAIERGVVRFLYGRPLETLLATFGISLFLQQLVRSIFSPLNRSVATPEFMSGQWVINDALSLTWNRIYIVVFTMVVFAALQLILRRTSLGLKVRAVSQNRAMARSMGINSDRVDAITFGLGSGIAGVAGVALSQLTNVGPNLGQSYIIDSFMVVVFGGVGNLWGTVIGGMTLGVAGKLLEPAVGAVMAKIAMLVFIILFIQRRKQGLFPQKGRAAEGH from the coding sequence ATGCGACTGCCGCTGCGACGATGCCTGCTGGCGGCAATCGTGGCCGTGAGCCTGCCGCTGCAGGCGGACGACGCTGTCGCGCCCGCTGCTGACGCTGCCGCCGAGACCACCGCCGAAGCGGCTCCAGCTGCGCCGACCGCGTTTCCGGAGGTCGTCCGCGCACTCGGCACCGCATCTCTCAGCGAACGCACCGCCTTGCTCGAAGCATTGCTGGCAACCAAGAACCCGAACACGGCCGCCATACTGACGGCCTGGCTCGAAGATCACCTGCATGTCCGCGACGCCGATGGCGCCGTGTTCATCACCGCGGAAGCGGAAACGAACTACCAGCTGACCGATCCGCTGACCCTGGCCACGGCCGGCAGCGAGCCGAGCGAAGGCTTCACCAAGATCGGCAGCAACAACAATCTGCGCAAGCTGCTGCGCAGTGCCCTGGCCTCGTTCAAGCTCGGCAACCCCGATGCCGAGGTACGCCTCGCCGCGGTGCAGGAAATGCTCCGTGCGCCGGATGAGCTGACGCTGACCATGCTCCGCGAACACGCCAAGACCGAGCAGGATCCGGCCGTGCTGAAAGCGATCGCCGCCGGCCTCGCCTACGCCGATCTGACCTCAGACAGTGCCGACACACGCCTGGCTGCGGTGAACGTACTTTCCGGTGCGCTTGACGGCGAAACCCTGGCCAAGCTCGAAGCATTGCGCGAAGAAGCCAACGAGCCCGATGAACGAGTCCGCAGCGCGGCCTCGGTGGCGATCTCGTCGATCGCCCTGAAACGCAAGTTCTTCAGCGCCATCGAAACGCTGTTCTTTGGCCTGAGCCTCGGCTCGGTGCTGGTGCTCGCGGCCATCGGTCTGGCGATCACCTTCGGCGTGATGGGCGTGATCAACATGGCGCACGGCGAGCTGATGATGATCGGCGCCTATACCGCCTACGTCGTGCAGCAGTTGATGCCGACGCATCTGGCGGCCTCGATCTTGATCTCGATTCCGACGGCGTTCGTGGTCTCCGGTCTGGTCGGCATCGCCATCGAACGCGGCGTCGTCCGCTTCCTGTACGGCCGGCCGCTGGAAACGCTGCTGGCAACCTTCGGCATCAGCCTGTTCCTGCAGCAGTTGGTGCGTTCGATCTTCTCGCCGCTGAATCGCTCGGTGGCCACGCCGGAATTCATGAGCGGCCAGTGGGTGATCAACGATGCGCTGTCGCTGACCTGGAACCGCATCTACATCGTCGTCTTCACGATGGTCGTGTTCGCCGCGCTGCAACTGATCCTGCGTCGCACCTCGCTGGGCCTGAAGGTGCGTGCGGTGTCGCAGAACCGGGCGATGGCGCGTTCGATGGGCATCAACTCCGATCGCGTCGACGCGATCACTTTCGGCCTCGGCTCCGGCATTGCCGGTGTCGCCGGCGTGGCGCTGTCGCAGCTGACCAATGTCGGCCCGAACCTCGGCCAGAGCTACATCATCGATTCGTTCATGGTCGTGGTCTTCGGCGGTGTCGGCAATCTCTGGGGCACGGTGATCGGCGGCATGACGCTCGGTGTTGCCGGCAAATTGCTGGAGCCGGCGGTCGGTGCGGTGATGGCCAAGATCGCGATGCTGGTGTTCATCATCCTGTTCATCCAGCGCCGCAAACAGGGCCTGTTTCCCCAGAAAGGCCGCGCGGCGGAGGGCCACTAA
- the urtA gene encoding urea ABC transporter substrate-binding protein, with protein MNLIKTALLATAAALSFSAQAADDTIKVGVLHSLSGTMAISETTLKDTVLMLIEEQNKKGGVLGKKLEAVVVDPASNWPLFAEKASELIDKDKVSVVFGCWTSVSRKSVLPVFEKSNSLLFYPVQYEGEESSKNVIYTGAAPNQQAIPAVDYLMKDLKVKRWVLEGTDYVYPRTTNKILEAYLKAKGVKAEDIIVNYTPFGFSDWQSEVSKIKAFGSAGKKTAVVSTINGDANVPFYKELGNQKISAEDIPVVAFSVGEEELSGIDTKPLVGHLAAWNYFESVKSPANTAFIKAWQTYIKNPKRTTNDPMEATYIGFNLWVKAVEKAGTTDTTKVIDTLPGLEVPNLTGGTAKLLPNHHITKPVYIGEIKEDGQFETVWQTKAEVPGDAWSDFLDGSKDLESDWVKLKCGNYNTKLKKCSN; from the coding sequence ATGAACCTGATCAAGACCGCACTGCTGGCAACCGCCGCAGCGCTGAGCTTTTCCGCACAGGCTGCCGACGACACCATCAAGGTCGGCGTGCTGCATTCGCTGTCCGGCACCATGGCGATCTCCGAAACCACGCTGAAGGACACCGTCCTGATGCTGATCGAGGAGCAGAACAAGAAGGGCGGCGTGCTCGGCAAGAAGCTGGAAGCCGTGGTCGTCGATCCAGCGTCGAACTGGCCGCTGTTCGCCGAAAAGGCTTCCGAGCTGATCGACAAGGACAAGGTGTCCGTGGTGTTCGGCTGCTGGACTTCGGTGTCGCGCAAGTCGGTGCTGCCGGTGTTCGAGAAATCCAATTCGCTGCTCTTCTACCCGGTGCAGTACGAGGGTGAAGAATCCTCGAAGAACGTGATCTACACCGGTGCCGCGCCGAATCAGCAGGCGATTCCGGCGGTCGACTATCTGATGAAGGATCTCAAGGTGAAGCGCTGGGTGCTCGAAGGCACCGACTACGTCTATCCGCGTACCACCAACAAGATTCTCGAGGCCTATCTGAAGGCCAAGGGCGTGAAGGCCGAAGACATCATCGTCAACTACACGCCGTTCGGCTTCAGCGATTGGCAGAGCGAAGTGTCGAAGATCAAGGCCTTCGGTTCGGCCGGCAAGAAGACGGCGGTGGTCTCGACGATCAACGGCGATGCCAACGTTCCGTTCTACAAGGAACTCGGCAACCAGAAGATCTCGGCCGAAGACATTCCGGTGGTCGCGTTCTCGGTGGGTGAGGAAGAACTGTCGGGCATCGACACCAAGCCGCTGGTCGGCCATCTCGCCGCCTGGAACTACTTCGAGAGCGTCAAGTCGCCCGCCAACACTGCCTTCATCAAGGCCTGGCAGACGTACATCAAGAACCCGAAGCGCACCACCAATGATCCGATGGAAGCGACGTACATCGGCTTCAACCTGTGGGTGAAGGCCGTCGAGAAGGCCGGCACCACCGACACCACCAAGGTCATCGACACCTTGCCGGGCCTGGAAGTGCCGAACCTGACCGGCGGCACCGCCAAGCTGCTGCCGAATCACCACATCACCAAGCCGGTCTACATCGGCGAGATCAAGGAAGACGGCCAGTTCGAAACCGTCTGGCAGACCAAGGCCGAAGTCCCTGGCGATGCCTGGTCCGACTTCCTCGACGGCTCGAAGGATCTGGAATCCGATTGGGTGAAGCTGAAGTGCGGCAACTACAACACCAAGCTGAAGAAGTGCTCGAACTGA
- a CDS encoding response regulator transcription factor has protein sequence MKMNSNAMATILIVDDVAENLAVAHDALDGAGYRVRVATSGLAALESARLQPPDLILLDAMMPGVDGFETCRRFKADLATRPIPIVFMTGLTDTDHVVRGFQAGGIDYITKPIRPQEVIARIASHLRNARLVAETQAASDAAGDAIVSIDDVGRVSWATPLARSWLAGVCGVDHRLPEALLRWLAIGEGASPNFSLQGNGQRLAFSKLGERRLLVQRHEAVPEPDALMRLLPLTAREAEVLYWVALGKTNPEIAGVLEMSPRTVNKHLEHIFTKLGVETRTAAATVALNRSRLGVVPN, from the coding sequence ATGAAGATGAACAGCAATGCGATGGCCACGATCCTGATCGTCGACGACGTCGCCGAAAATCTCGCCGTGGCCCATGACGCGCTCGACGGCGCCGGCTATCGCGTCCGTGTCGCCACCAGCGGCCTCGCCGCTCTGGAAAGCGCGCGCCTGCAGCCGCCGGATCTGATCCTGCTCGACGCGATGATGCCCGGCGTCGACGGCTTCGAGACCTGCCGCCGCTTCAAGGCCGATCTCGCCACGCGGCCGATCCCGATCGTGTTCATGACCGGGCTCACCGATACCGATCATGTGGTCCGTGGCTTCCAGGCCGGCGGCATCGACTACATCACCAAGCCGATCCGGCCGCAGGAAGTGATTGCCCGCATCGCCTCCCATCTGCGCAATGCCCGGCTGGTCGCCGAGACTCAAGCGGCTTCCGACGCCGCCGGTGATGCGATCGTCTCAATCGACGATGTCGGCCGGGTCAGCTGGGCAACGCCGCTGGCACGCAGCTGGCTGGCCGGCGTCTGTGGTGTCGACCATCGCCTGCCCGAGGCGCTGCTGCGCTGGCTGGCGATCGGCGAAGGTGCTTCGCCCAATTTCAGCCTGCAGGGCAACGGCCAGCGGCTGGCGTTCTCGAAGCTGGGCGAACGCCGCCTGCTGGTGCAGCGCCACGAAGCGGTGCCGGAGCCGGATGCGTTGATGCGCCTGCTACCGCTGACCGCCCGCGAAGCCGAGGTTCTGTACTGGGTGGCGCTCGGCAAGACCAATCCGGAAATCGCCGGCGTGCTGGAAATGAGCCCGCGCACGGTCAACAAGCATCTCGAACACATCTTCACCAAGCTCGGTGTGGAAACGCGGACGGCTGCAGCCACCGTCGCGTTGAACCGCAGCCGCTTGGGCGTCGTGCCGAACTGA
- a CDS encoding hybrid sensor histidine kinase/response regulator, whose translation MSSRPTTTSAAPQEQRIIKIRRDYNTWVANETLEDYALRFTARSARKWSEFRVANTAFGAISFLLLEAIGGSLLVSYGFTNTVWAIAAVSMVIFLTGLPISWYAAKYGVDMDLLTRGAGFGYIGSTITSLIYASFTFLFFALEATIMALALKLCFGIPLTPAYLICALVVIPLVTHGITLISRLQAWTQPLWLVLLVLPFIFVMVKAPELARELPDFAAPGGSTAFSLIQFGAAASVLMAMITQIGEQVDFLRFLPEKTAHNRKRWMASLIFAGPGWIGMGAIRLIGGAFLAFIALRAGVPQANALEPTEMYRIGFGYVFDSPAVALGAMTLLVVLSQLKINVTNAYAGSLAWSNFFARVTHSHPGRVVWVVFNVAIALILMQLGVFKALEQVLGLYSNVAIAWVGAIVADLVINKPLGLSPPGIEFKRAHLYDINPVGVGSMLIASILSITAFTGVFGPLAQAFSSFIALVTAFICAPAIAYATKGRYYLARQPDASLKAAAEHRCVICEKVYEREDMALCPAYRGNICSLCCSLDARCHDACKPGASLREQIAATLAKLLPKVVSTRLDSRLGHYLLLLTIVTGVLTAALVLIWVQESSLLMSSNLVLHEALRAGFLKLYAVLVVIAAVLCWWLVLNGESRRVAQEESNRQTSLLMREIDAHRKTDIELQAAKLAADRANQAKSRYVTGISHELRTPLNSILGYAEMLDHDPSIPVHRRDAVAVIRRSGDHLLSLVDGLLDIARIESGKLALEIDELRFPEFLNQTVGMFRLQAHNKGINFAYDEQGKVPAVVRADKKRLGQILINIVGNAVKFTEAGGVNFRLRWRGDIATFEVRDSGIGIPADEIDRIFQPFERGSMASARGETGTGLGLTIAKMLTSLMGGEMTVESTPGTGSRFEIRLFLPEVREPRAALPATMPEINGYAGPRRKILVVDNEAVDRRFLFNVLEPLGFELSEAASGIEALRMVPHVRPDLVLLDIGMPGIDGWETARLLRAHHESRGEPQLPIIVISADAFESGRDAGAGIAPRDYLLKPVSVTTLLGRIRAALNLVWIAGTPSIDGNEPPLPEHLVRPLRDLGALGHVRGILDKLDEIDRIDTRYRQQTERLRSSVKAFQLSDYLRALGAEAK comes from the coding sequence ATGAGCAGCCGCCCGACCACCACCAGTGCAGCACCGCAGGAGCAGCGGATCATCAAGATCCGTCGCGACTACAACACCTGGGTGGCCAACGAAACGCTGGAGGACTACGCGCTGCGCTTCACCGCGCGCTCGGCGCGCAAGTGGAGCGAGTTCCGGGTTGCCAATACCGCCTTCGGCGCGATTTCCTTCTTGCTGCTGGAAGCGATCGGCGGCTCATTGCTCGTTTCGTATGGCTTCACCAACACTGTCTGGGCGATCGCCGCGGTATCGATGGTGATCTTCCTGACCGGCCTGCCGATCAGCTGGTACGCCGCCAAGTACGGCGTCGACATGGATCTGCTGACCCGCGGTGCCGGCTTCGGCTATATCGGCTCGACGATCACCTCGCTGATCTACGCCTCGTTCACTTTCCTGTTCTTCGCCCTCGAAGCGACGATCATGGCGCTGGCGCTGAAGCTCTGTTTCGGCATCCCGCTGACGCCGGCCTATCTGATCTGCGCGCTGGTGGTGATCCCGCTGGTGACCCACGGCATCACCCTGATTTCCCGCCTGCAGGCCTGGACCCAGCCGCTGTGGCTGGTGCTGCTGGTGCTGCCGTTCATCTTCGTGATGGTCAAGGCGCCGGAGCTGGCCCGCGAGCTGCCCGATTTCGCTGCACCAGGCGGGAGCACGGCGTTCTCGCTGATCCAGTTTGGTGCGGCCGCCAGCGTGCTGATGGCGATGATCACGCAGATCGGCGAGCAGGTGGATTTCCTGCGCTTCCTGCCGGAGAAGACCGCGCACAACCGCAAGCGCTGGATGGCTTCGCTGATCTTCGCCGGCCCGGGCTGGATCGGCATGGGCGCGATCCGCCTGATCGGCGGCGCCTTCCTCGCCTTCATCGCGCTGCGCGCCGGTGTACCGCAGGCCAATGCCCTGGAGCCGACCGAGATGTACCGCATCGGCTTCGGCTACGTGTTCGACTCACCGGCCGTGGCACTCGGCGCGATGACGCTGCTGGTGGTGCTGAGCCAGCTGAAGATCAACGTCACCAACGCCTATGCCGGCTCGCTGGCCTGGTCGAACTTCTTCGCCCGTGTCACCCACAGTCATCCGGGCCGGGTGGTCTGGGTGGTGTTCAATGTCGCGATCGCGCTGATTCTGATGCAGCTCGGCGTCTTCAAGGCGCTGGAGCAGGTGCTGGGGCTCTACTCGAATGTCGCCATCGCCTGGGTCGGCGCGATCGTCGCCGATCTGGTCATCAACAAGCCGCTGGGCTTGAGCCCGCCGGGCATCGAGTTCAAGCGCGCCCATCTGTACGACATCAACCCGGTCGGCGTCGGCAGCATGCTGATCGCGTCGATCCTGTCGATCACCGCGTTCACCGGCGTGTTCGGGCCGCTGGCGCAGGCGTTTTCCTCGTTCATCGCGCTGGTCACCGCCTTCATCTGCGCCCCGGCAATCGCCTATGCGACCAAGGGCCGCTATTACCTCGCGCGCCAGCCGGACGCCTCGCTGAAGGCCGCCGCCGAGCACCGCTGCGTGATCTGCGAAAAGGTCTACGAGCGCGAGGACATGGCTTTGTGCCCCGCCTATCGCGGCAACATCTGCTCGCTGTGCTGCTCGCTCGATGCCCGCTGCCATGACGCCTGCAAGCCTGGCGCAAGCCTGCGCGAGCAGATCGCCGCGACCTTGGCGAAGCTGCTGCCGAAGGTCGTCTCGACGCGACTGGACTCGCGGCTCGGCCACTATCTGCTGCTGCTGACCATCGTTACCGGCGTGCTGACCGCTGCGCTGGTGCTGATCTGGGTGCAGGAATCCTCGCTGCTGATGTCCAGCAACCTGGTGCTGCACGAAGCGCTTCGCGCCGGCTTCCTGAAGCTCTACGCAGTGCTGGTGGTGATCGCCGCCGTGCTCTGCTGGTGGCTGGTGCTGAACGGTGAAAGCCGCAGAGTCGCGCAGGAAGAATCGAACCGCCAGACCTCGCTGCTGATGCGCGAGATCGATGCCCATCGCAAGACCGACATCGAGCTGCAGGCCGCCAAGCTCGCCGCCGATCGCGCCAACCAGGCCAAGAGCCGTTATGTCACCGGTATCAGCCACGAGCTGCGCACACCGCTGAACTCGATCCTCGGCTATGCCGAGATGCTCGATCACGATCCCTCGATTCCGGTGCACCGCCGTGATGCCGTCGCGGTGATCCGCCGCAGCGGCGATCACCTGCTGTCGCTGGTCGATGGTCTGCTCGATATCGCCCGCATCGAAAGCGGCAAGCTGGCGCTGGAGATCGACGAGCTGCGCTTCCCGGAATTCCTCAACCAGACGGTCGGCATGTTTCGGCTGCAGGCGCACAACAAGGGCATCAACTTCGCGTACGACGAGCAGGGCAAGGTGCCGGCCGTGGTCCGCGCCGACAAGAAGCGCCTGGGCCAGATCCTGATCAACATCGTCGGCAACGCGGTGAAGTTCACCGAAGCCGGCGGCGTCAACTTCCGGCTGCGCTGGCGCGGCGACATCGCGACGTTCGAAGTGCGCGATTCCGGCATCGGCATTCCGGCCGACGAGATCGATCGCATCTTCCAGCCGTTCGAGCGCGGCAGCATGGCCTCGGCGCGGGGCGAAACCGGCACCGGCCTGGGTCTCACGATCGCCAAGATGCTGACCAGCCTGATGGGCGGCGAGATGACGGTGGAATCGACCCCGGGCACCGGCAGCCGCTTCGAGATCCGCCTGTTCCTGCCAGAAGTGCGCGAGCCGCGCGCCGCACTGCCGGCGACGATGCCGGAGATCAACGGCTATGCCGGCCCGCGCCGGAAGATTCTGGTGGTGGACAACGAAGCGGTCGATCGCCGCTTCCTGTTCAACGTGCTGGAACCGCTCGGTTTCGAACTCAGCGAAGCGGCTTCCGGCATCGAAGCGCTGCGCATGGTGCCGCACGTGCGGCCCGATCTGGTGCTGCTCGACATCGGCATGCCAGGCATCGACGGCTGGGAAACCGCACGCCTGCTGCGGGCTCATCATGAAAGCCGGGGCGAGCCGCAGTTGCCGATCATCGTCATCTCGGCCGATGCCTTCGAGTCCGGCCGCGATGCCGGCGCCGGCATCGCGCCGCGCGACTATCTGCTCAAGCCGGTCAGCGTCACCACCCTGCTCGGCCGCATTCGCGCAGCGCTGAATCTGGTCTGGATCGCCGGCACGCCGAGCATCGACGGCAACGAGCCGCCACTGCCCGAACATCTGGTGCGGCCGCTGCGCGATCTCGGTGCGCTCGGCCACGTGCGCGGCATTCTCGACAAGCTCGACGAGATCGACCGCATCGACACCCGCTATCGCCAGCAGACCGAACGCCTGCGCAGCTCGGTGAAAGCCTTCCAGCTCAGCGACTACCTGCGCGCGCTGGGCGCGGAGGCGAAATGA